One Arachis hypogaea cultivar Tifrunner chromosome 2, arahy.Tifrunner.gnm2.J5K5, whole genome shotgun sequence genomic window, ACAAAAATATTTACTTGTTTTTGTACAtgtctattttttaataaataaatatatatccaacgatatatatttatatttttatcattaattaattaattaattatacataCTTCAAAACAAAACGCAGtctttaattaccttttattgtgCTTTTCTCTTGTAAGAACTTTGGAAACCACTGTTAGAGCTCATGGCACGTGAAATTGCAAAGCACAATGCCGATGAAGAAGGTGGTGGTGACGAACCGCCACCATCTTCTTCATCATTCGCCCCTCTAAAGTCGAAAGACGAAGAACCATAACTCAAGAATCTCCTCCTTCCGATCTTCGCCACGGGGACAACCTTGGACGAATCCGAGGTTGTCCACCTGGAAGACAAAGAACATGACGGTGATGGCGACGGTGAAGGTGAAGGCGTAATAATCTTCTTGAGACTCATCTTTGTAAACAATGCCATGAAAATGTTGCTACTTGATCTTGAATTATTCTTCTTGACCCTCTTCAATGCATTATTATtaacattattgttgttgttgttgtgataaGAGGGTGGTGGAGTTAAAGGAGGAAGAGTTTCTTGAGAGAATAATTTGTACTTTGGTGTGCCAGGTTGAGATTCCCAAACAAATGGGACATTaacagaagaagaagagaatctgAAAGATGGGTTTGCCATTGAAGTTTCCTTTGACAGAAGCCTGCAGAAGAATTTATCATCTTGCTTAATCTGAAGAACACTATTACTACTACTCTTCTGAGAAATCTGATCAACTTTTGCAtttaacatcttttttttttttttggatctgaagtattattgatttattgtactatgtttgtatgtatgtgtgatgTAGATttaggttgtttttttttttgtgcaagaAAAGTGTGAGTGCCAAACACAAATGAATTCATCACAATTTGCACAtcctttttatatataacaacTCTTTGTGTTAGGAGAATTTATTTTTAGGAGATTAGGTTATAGGGTATATTAAACGTGTACTCTTAGTTAATAAttcatagaaaaaaaatgaagttTAAGAAGTTTAAAACTTCTAGaaatgttaataattttttaagaaaaaaatataaataaaaataactatgttaattgtacattaaaattaaccatcaaaattagttattagtacaAAATATAcgttgaaatataaaatacacattaaaataagttcaataatacatatatttatacacaaatatataatgactaattttaatatacaaataatatttttaaaataaaattatctttacaTAAAACATgcctttaattatttaaatataataataaattaattaacatgACATAAACTCAGTAAAACCTCAAGTGGACAAAGGCCTAACCTCCAATgagaatatttaatattatttttttcaaaatataaacttaaaattagagaataaaatacatataattaaaaatataataatttattgtctctttctattaatttaataaacttttaaaaatgtaattttataacataatatCGAAGTTTTTATAATCGAAAGATTTAgagttcaatttttattttcttccaaaagaaaaaaatggcataaaacaaccaaaaagaaaaacgaaaatctttgtaaaaaaatc contains:
- the LOC112751546 gene encoding uncharacterized protein, with translation MLNAKVDQISQKSSSNSVLQIKQDDKFFCRLLSKETSMANPSFRFSSSSVNVPFVWESQPGTPKYKLFSQETLPPLTPPPSYHNNNNNNVNNNALKRVKKNNSRSSSNIFMALFTKMSLKKIITPSPSPSPSPSCSLSSRWTTSDSSKVVPVAKIGRRRFLSYGSSSFDFRGANDEEDGGGSSPPPSSSALCFAISRAMSSNSGFQSSYKRKAQ